GGCGGGAGGAGGCGCCTTGCTGGACGTGGGCGTCTACGCCATCCAGGGCGCCCGGTACACGATCGGCGAAGAGCCGGTCCGCGTCCGGGCATCAGGCTACAACACGCGCCCGGACATCTTTACGGAGATTTACGAGACCATTCTGTGGGAAATGGAATTCCCCGGCGGCGCGGTGTCCAGCCACAGCACCTCCTATTCGGCCAACGTGAATCGCCTGTATATGATGGCCCCGCGGGGCTGGGCGAGAATCGAGCCGGCCTTCATGTATAACAGCGTATCCGGAGAGACGAACGAAGGCCCGATGGGGTATCCGCACGTAACGCAGCAAGCACTGCAAATAGACGACTTCGCCCGGTGCATCACGGAAGACGAAACGAGCAGGGTTTCGGGCGAAGAAGGGCTGAAGGACATGAAAGTGATCGAGGCGATCTATCGTTCGATCGACCGCAACGGGAGGTGGGTGGATGTGTAAGGAGCGGAGGAAGAAATCGGGCATGGTATTCCTTGTGCTGCTGTGCGGCCTTACGCTTACAGCGAATGCACAGCACGGAACGGTGTACGACAACCTTTCGATAACGAGCGAAATTCTCGACTCCGAAAAGAAATATGCGGTCTACCTGCCGCCGGATTACTTTTCATCCGAGCGTAGTTATCCCGTGCTTTACCTTTTACACGGAGGAGGAGACGACCAAACGGGTTGGATACAATTCGGCGAAGTGCATCATATTGCCGATAAAGCGATCCGGGAAGGCAAGGCAACCCCAATGGTAATTATCATGCCGGATGCCAGCACAGGCCAGCGAGGATATTTCAATGACATTACCAATACGTGGCGGTATGAGGACTTTTTCTTTGAAGAATTGATGCCGCACGTGGAAGAAGAATTCAGAATTAAAAGCGAAAAGCGCTACAGGGCCGTAGCCGGTCTCTCGATGGGCGGCGGCGGCTCCTTCATGTATGCCCTTCATCGACCGGATCTTTTTTCGTCGGCTGCGCCGCTGAGCGCTTCCACAGGCGCCCGGTCGGTTCAGCAATACAAGGCGCAGATGGAGCGCAGGGGTGTCGATATTACGGGAATCTCCGACTCGCAAATTGAAGAATACATCAGCCGGCACAACGCCATTTCCCTGATCGAAAGCCTGCCCGAGGACGACCTCAAATCCGTACGCTGGTTCATCGATTGCGGGGACGACGACTTTCTCTACGAAGGCAATTCGCTGGTCCACATCGCCCTAAGAAAACGGGAGATTCCTCATGAATTTCGTATTCGCGATGGCGGCCATACCTGGACGTACTGGCGCGAAAGCTTACCTGTGGTTCTGGAGTTTGTCTCGCAAAGGTTTCACCAGTTTTGAACGAAAAAGAATCGTTGCACGCACAACCATTTCGTTACACGCTATGGCAACAGAGGGACCATGGAAACCTGACAGCCGCTTCACTTTCGCGCTGGCCAGCACGGGCGCCGATCAGGACGGCGATGGCGTTTATGACCTACATGGACGCCCCACACCCGTCGAGTCGGGTGGCTGGTATCATGTGACGGGTACGTACGATGGGTCCGTCATGAGTTCTTTACCCCCGCAGCAGATTTGATGAGGCGCATGCCAGTCTACACGGTCCTGGACAATCATGAGGGCACGTTGCAATTCAACGCTATCGACCTGGACGGGCGTCTGTTTGATCGGTTCGAGATCCGCAAAACAGAATAGAAATCGCCTCAAACCATGAACAAGTCGGAGACCTTCGATCGGAGACGGTTTTTACAACTGGCGGGCAGCGGCCTTGTAACGGGCCTGGCCGGCCATGCGACAGGAGCGCCTTTTTTCAATCCCTGGCGTGACGGAGCCAACCCGCTGCTGCGGTTTGGCATGATTGCCGACGTGCATCATGGGCTCATGCCGAAGGCCGAAGAGCGGCTGGAAGCTTTTCTGGA
The sequence above is drawn from the Bacteroidetes bacterium SB0662_bin_6 genome and encodes:
- a CDS encoding LamG domain-containing protein, which codes for MATEGPWKPDSRFTFALASTGADQDGDGVYDLHGRPTPVESGGWYHVTGTYDGSVMSSLPPQQI
- a CDS encoding esterase family protein — encoded protein: MVFLVLLCGLTLTANAQHGTVYDNLSITSEILDSEKKYAVYLPPDYFSSERSYPVLYLLHGGGDDQTGWIQFGEVHHIADKAIREGKATPMVIIMPDASTGQRGYFNDITNTWRYEDFFFEELMPHVEEEFRIKSEKRYRAVAGLSMGGGGSFMYALHRPDLFSSAAPLSASTGARSVQQYKAQMERRGVDITGISDSQIEEYISRHNAISLIESLPEDDLKSVRWFIDCGDDDFLYEGNSLVHIALRKREIPHEFRIRDGGHTWTYWRESLPVVLEFVSQRFHQF